A stretch of DNA from Aerosakkonema funiforme FACHB-1375:
GTTTTATTACTGAAAGCTTCCTGCAAAATGTTTTAAGGGAAGCATCCCAGCATAAAGCTTGGCTGAAATATCAGTCTGAATTGTCATCAACAACACCAGAAAAGCACTTAAATATTAGGCAAATTGCTAGCAATTTTCGTCGTCAAGAAGGAAACAATTCGGAGGAAAATAAAAATGAAGACCTACAAACAAATGCTACACAAGAAAATCAGACCAATGAAACACCCACATCGACGAGCGAGCAACTACCTAGCGATTTAGGTCAGAATGAATTGGATGATAAAAAAGATGATGACGTAAAAATAACCGAATGAAAAACTGCATTCAAGGATTAGTTAAGAGTGGTTAACAGTCAGAAGTCAGCAATAATCAACTGCTGAATTATAGCTACTGACAGGCAAGCTCACCTATTGACTACAAGGTAGTGTTTAATATCTAATTAACAGAAAGGTTAATCGCGGTAATGGAAAAATCGAATTTAATCTGGGGACTGGTATTAATTGTCGGATTTCCCATCCTGAGCATCATTCTGGGAGAAGGACGCGAATACCTAGCAAAGCGAGAAAATCCACTCGCAAACTTTTTTAACAACATCCGCGTGTTTATCTTGCCGCTTCTAGCAATTGTGCTGGTAATGGCGCAACTTTTGGAGTTCAAAGCTACTGGTCTCCCGCTAGAAATTGCGGAAACCGTGTTAGGTTTTGCGGCAATTTACACCATACTTTCATTAGTAAATGTGGTACTAACAGATGGAAAAAAGCAGCAATTCTGGCAGATTCTGGTTCCCAGTTTGTTATTTCAAGTAACCCGCATTTCTGTTGTGCTGGGAGTTGTGGCTTATCTGCTGGCAGATGTCTGGCAAGTTGACCTGAGTCAAGTTTTCGCTGCTTTAGGAGTAGGTTCGCTGGTGATTGCGTTAGCGCTGCAAGATACGCTGAGTAACCTGGTTTCTGGTTTTCTGCTTATTTTTGAGTCTCCCTTTAAGATAGGTGACTGGATTAAGGTAGATGAGCAAGAGGGAGAAGTGCTGGAAATTAACTGGCGTGCTGTTCGCTTAAAGACAAGAGAAAGAGATGTTGTGATTATCCCTAATGGAGTGCTGGGTCAAAATATTATTTACAACTATACACTGCTAGATCCGTTGCACGCCGATCGCGTAGTTTTAAACTTTTCTAATCAAGAGCCGCCCAACCGAGTTAAGCAAATATTACTAGAAGCGGTGCTTTCGGTTGAGGGCGTTATGTCTCATCCAGAGCCGGAAATTCGACCGATCAAATTTTCAGAAGTTATGGCTGAATACGAAGTCGAGTACTACATAGCAAAGTTTGCCCGTAGTGAGGAAATTCGCGGTCAGTTCATGACAAATGTTTATTACGCCGCCAAACGCAATAATCTAGATAGTCCCATACC
This window harbors:
- a CDS encoding mechanosensitive ion channel family protein, producing the protein MEKSNLIWGLVLIVGFPILSIILGEGREYLAKRENPLANFFNNIRVFILPLLAIVLVMAQLLEFKATGLPLEIAETVLGFAAIYTILSLVNVVLTDGKKQQFWQILVPSLLFQVTRISVVLGVVAYLLADVWQVDLSQVFAALGVGSLVIALALQDTLSNLVSGFLLIFESPFKIGDWIKVDEQEGEVLEINWRAVRLKTRERDVVIIPNGVLGQNIIYNYTLLDPLHADRVVLNFSNQEPPNRVKQILLEAVLSVEGVMSHPEPEIRPIKFSEVMAEYEVEYYIAKFARSEEIRGQFMTNVYYAAKRNNLDSPIPAQKHYLLTRKDLQSHDDSHEIAETLLSLSSFSFLERETVTQLAQGATLKYYGVKERIVREGNFDTGLYIIVNGGVSLSVTDVNKQKQEIARLSTGEFFGENVLLRGEPSPVSVSVTNDLKAILIQGDAVFDLAQRYPRFASEMNRFIEERKKLARLGQGKTEIPSNELALTGNGLGLGARG